Proteins found in one Nostoc sp. NIES-3756 genomic segment:
- a CDS encoding valine--pyruvate transaminase, producing the protein MNPALTKIGDQMSNLTGVRAIMKDIIETLQSGGGQDLINLSAGNPLILPEVEQLWRDCTVELLASSEYGEVVCRYGSSQGYAPLIEAVVKDFNRRYGLNLTDRNVLITPGSQTLYFYAANAFGGYTSDGGLKQIVLPLSPDYTGYGGICLVPEALVAYKPALDIDAAAHSFKYRPDFSQLSINESTGCVIFSRPCNPTGNVLTDEEVRKIAALAAPYNVPVLIDSAYAPPFPALNFTDMSLIFGENILHCTSLSKAGLPGERIGIAIGNERLIQVLESFQTNASLHSSRYGQAIAARAINSGALAQIAEQVIRPFYQNKFTIVENALEAAMPKDLPWFLHRGEGAIFSWLWLQDLPITDWELYQELKKVGVIVVPGSTFFPGLKEEWAHKHQCIRISLTGSDAEIALGMQRLAKAVEQIYQSAVVSA; encoded by the coding sequence ATGAACCCTGCCCTAACTAAAATTGGCGATCAAATGTCCAACTTGACTGGTGTACGAGCGATTATGAAGGACATTATCGAAACGTTGCAGTCTGGAGGAGGGCAGGATTTAATTAATTTGAGTGCGGGTAATCCGTTGATATTACCAGAAGTAGAGCAGTTGTGGCGGGATTGCACTGTAGAGCTTCTGGCTAGTTCAGAATATGGCGAAGTGGTTTGTCGTTATGGCTCTAGTCAAGGCTATGCGCCTTTAATTGAGGCGGTTGTGAAAGATTTTAACCGTCGTTATGGTCTAAATTTAACCGATCGCAATGTTCTGATCACTCCCGGTAGTCAAACTCTGTACTTTTACGCTGCTAATGCTTTTGGTGGTTATACTAGCGACGGTGGACTCAAGCAGATTGTCTTACCCCTGAGTCCCGATTACACTGGTTACGGTGGCATTTGTCTAGTTCCTGAAGCTTTGGTTGCCTACAAGCCAGCTTTAGATATTGATGCGGCTGCTCATAGTTTTAAATATCGCCCCGATTTTAGCCAGCTATCAATTAACGAGAGTACAGGTTGCGTTATTTTCTCTCGCCCTTGTAACCCTACTGGCAACGTCCTCACAGATGAAGAGGTAAGAAAAATCGCTGCCCTGGCTGCGCCTTATAATGTGCCAGTATTAATTGATTCGGCTTATGCTCCCCCATTCCCAGCCTTGAATTTTACGGATATGTCGCTGATTTTTGGAGAAAATATTCTCCACTGTACCAGCTTATCTAAGGCGGGTTTACCAGGGGAAAGAATTGGTATTGCCATCGGTAATGAAAGGCTAATTCAAGTTTTAGAGTCTTTCCAAACTAACGCTAGTTTACACTCCTCGCGTTATGGACAAGCGATCGCCGCCCGGGCAATTAACTCTGGTGCGCTGGCACAAATAGCTGAACAAGTCATTCGTCCTTTCTATCAAAACAAATTTACCATTGTCGAAAATGCTTTAGAAGCAGCCATGCCCAAGGATTTACCTTGGTTCCTCCATCGTGGTGAAGGGGCAATTTTTAGTTGGCTATGGTTACAAGACTTACCCATTACCGACTGGGAACTGTACCAAGAACTCAAAAAAGTAGGCGTAATTGTTGTCCCTGGCAGTACATTCTTCCCTGGCTTAAAAGAAGAATGGGCGCATAAACACCAATGTATTCGTATTAGCTTGACTGGTAGCGATGCAGAAATCGCCCTGGGTATGCAGCGCCTAGCCAAAGCAGTTGAACAAATTTATCAAAGTGCAGTCGTCAGTGCATAA
- a CDS encoding alpha/beta fold hydrolase, whose translation MTLDTQKLPAIANFEKLIWTWRNYKIQYTVMGTGQPLVLVHGFGASIGHWRKNIPVLANAGYQVYAIDLLGFGGSDKPAIDYSVEVWVELLKDFWTDHIQQPTVFIGNSIGALVSLIVLAQYPEITAGGVLINSAGGLSHRPHELNTPLRIVMSTFNRVVRSPITGKFVFNRIRQKAQIRRTLYQVYRDRSAVTDELVDLLYTPSCDPGAQQVFASILTAPPGPTPAELLPKVERPLLVIWGADDPWTPITGAKIYEQAQENGKDIKIMPIPGAGHCPHDEVPDIVNAQIVDWLKTVER comes from the coding sequence ATGACCCTAGATACTCAAAAGCTGCCAGCGATCGCTAATTTTGAGAAATTGATTTGGACTTGGCGCAATTACAAAATTCAGTACACCGTCATGGGTACTGGACAGCCATTAGTACTAGTTCACGGCTTTGGTGCTTCTATTGGACACTGGCGCAAAAATATTCCTGTTTTAGCCAATGCTGGCTATCAAGTGTATGCTATTGATTTGTTAGGTTTTGGTGGTTCAGACAAACCTGCAATTGATTACAGTGTAGAGGTTTGGGTAGAACTTTTAAAGGATTTTTGGACAGACCATATTCAACAGCCAACTGTATTTATCGGCAACTCTATCGGCGCACTGGTCAGTTTGATAGTATTGGCACAATATCCAGAAATTACGGCTGGTGGTGTTTTAATTAACTCAGCTGGTGGTTTGAGTCATCGCCCCCATGAATTGAACACACCATTGCGGATTGTCATGTCTACATTTAATAGAGTAGTGCGATCGCCCATTACAGGCAAATTTGTCTTTAACCGCATCCGCCAAAAAGCCCAAATTCGCCGCACTTTGTACCAAGTGTACCGCGATCGTAGTGCTGTCACCGATGAACTTGTAGATTTACTTTATACCCCATCCTGTGACCCAGGCGCACAACAAGTCTTCGCCTCCATCCTCACAGCACCGCCAGGCCCCACACCTGCGGAACTATTACCCAAAGTTGAACGTCCTTTGTTGGTGATTTGGGGCGCTGACGACCCTTGGACACCCATTACAGGGGCGAAGATTTACGAACAGGCGCAAGAGAACGGCAAGGACATCAAAATTATGCCCATTCCTGGTGCTGGTCATTGTCCCCATGATGAAGTTCCTGATATTGTCAACGCCCAGATTGTTGATTGGTTAAAGACTGTTGAGCGTTGA
- a CDS encoding SagB/ThcOx family dehydrogenase, which translates to MPEIYQSIAQHYHERTKYDPETLASKSQRLDWAKQPVPFKEYKIGSAIDLKPYLQEPPEAFVNDSHGQWWQRLSRLLFRSYGLTARMPSMGNTVYLRAAPSAGGLYPAEVYVVSRGTPLLAPGLYNYQCRTHSLMHYWESDVWQSLQEACFWHPSLENTQLAIVVTAVFYRSAWRYEDRAYRRICLDTGHLLGNIELASAIADYRPHLIGGFVDEAVNDLLYIDPLQEGAIAVLPLADLLDIKQNLPRGCTALPSATETTYPQIPDGELLKYFHRHTRISSGITGKLNLPAVKQERSLEDKYNFPFCLKIPTATTPIYWGEKLADLEMTMHKRRSTRAYNGEELTFDELKALLDFTYQPQNYIDQNLDNSPDYFDLNLIETFIAVCGVKGLEAGCYYYAPKAQELRQIRFKNFRRELHFLCLGQELGRDAAAVIFHTSDLKSAIAQYGDRVYRYLHMDAGHLGQRLNLAAVHLNLGVSGIGGFFDDHVNDVLGIPADEAVIYITTLGRPR; encoded by the coding sequence ATGCCAGAAATATACCAGTCGATCGCTCAACATTATCATGAACGTACTAAATATGACCCTGAGACCCTTGCTTCCAAAAGTCAGAGGTTAGATTGGGCTAAACAACCAGTGCCGTTTAAGGAGTATAAAATAGGTTCGGCTATTGACCTTAAGCCCTACTTACAAGAACCACCAGAGGCATTTGTTAATGATTCTCATGGTCAGTGGTGGCAAAGGCTTTCGCGGTTGCTGTTTCGCAGTTATGGGTTGACGGCAAGAATGCCTTCTATGGGTAACACGGTATATTTACGTGCTGCGCCTAGTGCGGGGGGGTTGTATCCGGCGGAGGTGTATGTGGTGTCCCGTGGTACGCCGCTATTAGCACCAGGGCTGTATAACTATCAATGCCGGACTCACTCTTTAATGCACTATTGGGAAAGTGATGTTTGGCAAAGTTTGCAGGAGGCTTGTTTCTGGCATCCGTCTTTGGAAAATACCCAATTAGCAATTGTTGTTACAGCCGTTTTTTACCGTTCAGCTTGGCGTTATGAAGACCGGGCTTACCGCCGCATTTGTCTAGATACGGGGCATCTTTTAGGTAATATTGAGTTAGCATCTGCGATCGCTGATTATCGTCCTCACTTAATTGGTGGCTTTGTCGATGAAGCTGTTAATGATCTACTTTATATTGACCCGTTACAAGAAGGTGCGATCGCTGTCTTACCCTTGGCAGACTTATTAGATATTAAACAAAATTTACCACGGGGATGTACAGCCCTCCCCTCAGCCACTGAAACAACCTACCCACAAATTCCTGATGGTGAATTGTTAAAGTATTTTCATCGGCATACCCGAATTTCCTCAGGTATCACTGGCAAACTGAATTTACCAGCCGTTAAACAAGAAAGATCACTAGAAGATAAATATAATTTCCCTTTTTGTCTAAAAATTCCCACCGCCACCACACCCATATACTGGGGAGAGAAACTAGCGGACTTGGAAATGACCATGCACAAGCGCCGCTCTACCCGTGCTTATAATGGTGAGGAACTAACTTTTGATGAACTCAAAGCTTTACTAGACTTTACTTATCAACCCCAAAATTATATTGACCAAAATTTAGATAATTCTCCAGATTATTTTGATCTTAATTTAATAGAAACTTTTATTGCTGTGTGCGGAGTAAAAGGACTGGAAGCTGGTTGCTACTATTACGCACCCAAAGCCCAAGAATTAAGACAAATTCGGTTTAAGAACTTCCGCCGAGAATTACACTTCCTCTGTTTAGGGCAGGAACTTGGCAGAGATGCCGCCGCAGTCATTTTCCATACATCTGATCTCAAATCTGCGATCGCACAATATGGCGATCGAGTTTATCGTTATTTACACATGGATGCAGGACATTTAGGTCAACGTTTGAATTTAGCCGCAGTTCATCTAAACTTAGGTGTAAGTGGTATTGGTGGCTTCTTTGATGACCATGTGAATGATGTTCTAGGGATTCCTGCTGACGAAGCGGTAATTTATATTACTACATTAGGAAGACCCAGATGA
- a CDS encoding serine/threonine protein kinase, whose protein sequence is MELDVHNKGAIPLIRHPDCYALGYQVIRVLGCNPEAERITYLAYDCKSQQQVVIKEFSLANNSADWSGFKAYEHETAILQKLNHPRIPRYLNSFATQQAFYLVLEYKKAVPLSLKRSFRPEEVKQIALSILQILVYLQQRIDPIIHRDIKPENILVDEQLNAYLIDFDLARVQGAEIALTSLVAGTPGFISPEEQLGYPLSLASDLYSLGATIICLLTNSRSFDVHELIKSNGCFNLQKLDSQINLRFRSWLMGMVASKRQYRYANAADAMAALKPIQATGTATAMEIFFTALKLKKQTAVLALAVIAMLTVAGTTLILSQQGGVAQQLQEVNGVGSGER, encoded by the coding sequence ATGGAGCTTGATGTGCATAATAAAGGGGCAATTCCCTTAATTCGTCATCCAGATTGTTATGCTTTAGGCTATCAAGTTATTCGAGTACTAGGATGTAACCCTGAAGCAGAACGCATCACCTATTTAGCTTATGACTGTAAATCTCAGCAACAGGTGGTCATTAAAGAGTTCAGTTTAGCTAACAATAGTGCTGACTGGTCTGGTTTTAAAGCTTATGAACATGAAACTGCAATTCTACAAAAGCTGAACCATCCCCGCATTCCCCGCTATCTCAATTCTTTTGCAACTCAGCAGGCTTTTTATTTGGTATTAGAGTATAAAAAAGCTGTTCCTTTAAGCTTAAAACGCAGCTTTCGTCCAGAAGAAGTTAAGCAAATTGCTTTGTCAATCTTACAAATTTTGGTGTATTTACAACAACGTATTGACCCCATAATTCATCGAGATATCAAACCAGAAAATATCTTAGTTGACGAACAATTAAATGCTTACTTGATTGATTTTGATTTAGCGAGGGTGCAGGGTGCAGAAATAGCTCTCACTAGTTTGGTAGCAGGAACACCTGGGTTCATATCACCAGAGGAACAGTTGGGTTATCCTCTATCTTTGGCTTCGGATTTATATAGTTTAGGCGCAACAATAATTTGTTTGTTGACTAATAGCCGTTCTTTTGATGTTCACGAATTAATTAAAAGTAACGGTTGTTTTAACTTACAAAAATTAGATTCCCAGATCAATTTACGTTTTCGCTCATGGTTAATGGGAATGGTAGCATCCAAACGCCAATATCGTTATGCAAATGCCGCAGATGCTATGGCTGCACTTAAGCCCATTCAAGCCACTGGAACTGCTACAGCTATGGAAATCTTCTTTACAGCCCTGAAATTGAAAAAACAAACTGCTGTTTTGGCTTTAGCCGTTATTGCGATGCTCACAGTAGCAGGAACAACATTGATCCTGTCTCAACAAGGCGGGGTAGCGCAGCAGTTACAGGAAGTGAACGGAGTGGGGAGTGGGGAGAGATGA
- a CDS encoding helix-turn-helix domain-containing protein: MNLLNEAQEQQLKEISKYLLQVRQEKGIRIEEVAAKTNIRLYFLQALDAGKFTELPEPVYVQGFIRRYADILGLDGQALSKSFNLNAAPVTTQESHHEETEHVRKRPNIRIPLFVPFIVLIAGAAITLVYTLNPKLITQSFAKQDSAATKPIQTNPSPLTVASPSATPDAIVTDSQNTTPAPTTLAESPTATPSATPSTESDPNAPVAVTLELQGNSWLQVTADGKTEFVGELTKGERRTWTATKQLTVRSGNAGAVLISVNEKPAQVLGANGRVKEVTYTPEVVSQ, encoded by the coding sequence GTGAACCTATTAAATGAGGCTCAAGAACAACAACTTAAAGAAATAAGTAAATATTTACTCCAGGTAAGACAAGAAAAAGGTATACGTATAGAAGAAGTAGCAGCTAAAACCAATATTAGACTATATTTCCTCCAAGCCCTAGATGCAGGTAAATTTACAGAATTACCTGAACCAGTGTATGTCCAAGGATTTATTCGTCGTTATGCAGATATCTTGGGGTTAGATGGACAGGCTTTGTCTAAAAGCTTTAATCTCAACGCAGCACCTGTAACTACTCAAGAATCTCATCATGAAGAAACTGAACATGTAAGAAAAAGACCCAATATCAGGATTCCTCTTTTCGTCCCTTTCATTGTATTAATAGCAGGTGCAGCGATCACACTTGTTTATACACTCAATCCCAAACTCATCACTCAATCTTTCGCCAAACAAGACTCAGCAGCTACTAAACCAATTCAAACCAACCCCTCACCCCTTACAGTCGCATCTCCATCCGCAACACCAGACGCAATAGTTACCGACTCACAAAATACTACCCCAGCACCCACAACCTTAGCTGAAAGTCCTACAGCCACCCCATCAGCCACACCTAGCACTGAAAGCGACCCTAATGCACCCGTAGCCGTTACATTAGAACTCCAAGGTAATTCATGGTTACAAGTAACAGCCGATGGTAAAACAGAGTTCGTCGGTGAATTGACTAAAGGAGAACGCAGAACTTGGACAGCAACAAAACAGTTAACTGTACGTTCCGGTAACGCAGGCGCTGTATTAATTTCCGTCAACGAAAAACCTGCACAAGTTTTAGGTGCTAATGGTCGTGTGAAAGAGGTAACATATACGCCGGAAGTTGTTAGTCAATAG
- the rimM gene encoding ribosome maturation factor RimM (Essential for efficient processing of 16S rRNA) has product MKRKQENRKEAGGRRQEAGGRRQKKIISPSSSPTPPTPSSPSPLPNPDDWLQIGKIVAPQGLSGEVRVYSDSDFPERFEVPGTRWILRPGQTEPQPIELLYGRYLEGKNLYVLELVGVENRNQAEELRGCILYVPASDRPELGEDEYHVADLIGMEVFLQASGDLIGTVVDIIPAGHDLLEVSLHQPIATDKKLKTVLIPFVKAIASVVDLQTRRIEITPPPGLLELGNEG; this is encoded by the coding sequence ATGAAGCGGAAACAAGAAAACAGAAAAGAGGCAGGAGGCAGAAGGCAGGAGGCAGGAGGCAGGAGGCAAAAGAAAATAATCTCTCCCTCATCTTCCCCCACTCCCCCCACTCCCTCATCTCCCTCCCCACTCCCCAACCCGGACGACTGGTTACAAATTGGCAAAATTGTTGCCCCACAAGGCTTATCTGGGGAAGTTCGAGTTTATTCTGACTCCGACTTTCCCGAACGCTTTGAAGTGCCGGGGACTAGATGGATTTTGCGTCCAGGGCAAACGGAACCCCAACCCATAGAATTGTTATATGGTCGTTACCTGGAAGGTAAGAACCTGTATGTCCTGGAATTAGTTGGCGTAGAAAATCGCAACCAAGCCGAAGAACTGCGGGGTTGTATATTGTATGTGCCAGCAAGCGATCGCCCCGAATTAGGCGAAGATGAATATCATGTCGCTGATTTAATCGGCATGGAAGTATTCTTACAAGCCTCTGGAGATTTGATAGGGACAGTAGTGGATATCATCCCGGCTGGTCATGATTTACTAGAAGTGAGCTTACATCAGCCAATTGCTACAGACAAAAAACTCAAGACTGTATTGATACCCTTTGTCAAAGCGATCGCATCTGTAGTAGACTTACAAACTCGCCGCATTGAAATTACTCCCCCACCTGGGCTGTTAGAGTTGGGCAATGAGGGATGA
- the gatA gene encoding Asp-tRNA(Asn)/Glu-tRNA(Gln) amidotransferase subunit GatA — translation MASIRELHEQLVKKERSAVEITQETLDRIQNLEPKLHSFLHVTAQQALEQARAVDAKIAAGEEIGLLAGIPIGVKDNMCTKGIPTTCASKMLENFVPPYESTVTQKLLDTGAVVVGKTNLDEFAMGGSTENSAYYNTANPWDLSRVPGGSSGGSAAAVAAEECVVSLGSDTGGSIRQPASYCGVVGLKPTYGLVSRYGLVAFASSLDQIGPFARSVEDAAILLQAIAGYDSKDSTSLKVDIPDYVASLKPDLKARGKLRIGVIKETFGEGLDSVVEQAVTKAIEQLQNLGAEIHVISCPNFRYGLPSYYIIAPSEASANLARYDGVKYGWRAPEGDNLLSMYTRTRATGFGAEVKRRIMIGTYALSAGYYDAYYLKAQKVRTLIKQDFDNAFKNVDVLVSPTAPTTAFKAGEKTADPISMYLNDLMTIPVNLAGLPGLSVPCGFDDQGLPIGLQLIGKVLREDQLLQVAYAYEQSTTWHQSQPKIS, via the coding sequence ATGGCATCCATCCGCGAGTTGCACGAACAGCTAGTTAAAAAAGAACGTTCTGCCGTTGAAATTACCCAAGAAACTTTAGACCGTATTCAAAATCTAGAGCCGAAACTGCATAGTTTCTTACATGTAACGGCACAGCAGGCGTTAGAACAGGCTCGTGCTGTGGATGCTAAAATTGCCGCAGGTGAGGAAATTGGGCTTTTAGCGGGGATTCCTATCGGCGTTAAGGATAATATGTGTACCAAGGGTATCCCTACTACCTGCGCCTCGAAGATGTTGGAAAATTTTGTGCCGCCTTACGAGTCTACTGTGACACAAAAGCTACTAGATACAGGGGCGGTAGTGGTTGGGAAAACCAATCTAGATGAGTTTGCAATGGGTGGTTCTACTGAAAATTCTGCCTATTACAACACAGCGAATCCTTGGGATCTATCAAGAGTTCCTGGCGGTTCTTCTGGTGGTTCAGCTGCGGCTGTGGCGGCTGAAGAATGTGTGGTATCACTGGGTTCTGACACTGGTGGTTCCATCCGTCAACCTGCTTCTTATTGTGGTGTGGTAGGGCTAAAACCAACCTACGGGCTAGTTTCACGTTATGGTCTGGTAGCTTTTGCTTCATCTTTGGATCAAATTGGCCCCTTTGCTCGCTCGGTAGAAGATGCAGCGATATTATTACAGGCGATCGCAGGTTACGATTCTAAAGACTCCACCAGTTTAAAAGTAGATATCCCTGACTACGTAGCCAGCCTCAAACCAGACCTCAAGGCTAGAGGTAAACTCAGAATTGGTGTGATCAAAGAAACTTTTGGTGAAGGTTTAGACTCTGTTGTCGAACAAGCTGTTACCAAAGCAATTGAACAATTACAAAATTTAGGCGCGGAAATTCATGTAATTTCTTGTCCTAACTTCCGTTATGGCTTACCCAGCTACTACATCATCGCCCCATCAGAAGCCTCTGCCAACCTCGCCCGTTACGATGGCGTAAAATACGGCTGGCGTGCGCCGGAGGGAGATAACCTACTTTCCATGTACACACGCACCCGCGCCACTGGTTTTGGAGCAGAAGTCAAGCGGCGGATTATGATTGGTACTTACGCCCTTTCTGCTGGTTATTACGATGCTTACTATCTCAAAGCCCAAAAAGTGCGTACTTTGATTAAGCAGGACTTTGACAATGCGTTTAAAAATGTGGACGTTTTAGTTTCTCCCACCGCACCCACAACCGCATTTAAAGCAGGAGAGAAAACTGCTGACCCCATCAGTATGTACTTGAATGACTTGATGACTATTCCCGTCAACTTAGCTGGTTTACCCGGTTTAAGCGTTCCCTGTGGTTTTGATGACCAAGGTTTACCAATTGGCTTACAACTAATTGGTAAAGTCCTCAGAGAAGACCAACTATTACAAGTAGCCTATGCTTACGAACAGTCTACTACTTGGCATCAAAGTCAGCCGAAAATTTCTTAG
- a CDS encoding CHAT domain-containing protein: MKKILILSANPKNSSKSRLDEEVREIQGALKRAKNREQFEIVTEWAVRIDDLRRALLDHQPTIVHCAGNRSGYDGLVLENQTGEAQLVSSQSLARLFQSFQEKIECVVLNACYSEAQAEAIYQHINCVIGMNQAIGDEAAIAFAVGFYDALGAGYSYNHCYDIGCASVDLEGIPESTTPVLKFRPQPSQEENKQENQANQESITQPHNSITQTFGNDSIGFGSIGSAGNINIQR, encoded by the coding sequence GTGAAAAAAATATTGATATTGTCAGCCAATCCCAAGAATAGTAGTAAATCACGCTTGGATGAGGAAGTACGGGAAATCCAAGGAGCATTAAAACGCGCTAAAAATCGAGAACAGTTTGAAATTGTTACAGAATGGGCAGTCAGAATAGACGATTTACGTCGCGCATTATTAGACCATCAACCGACGATAGTACATTGTGCTGGTAATCGTTCAGGCTATGATGGCTTAGTTCTAGAGAATCAAACAGGGGAAGCACAGCTTGTCAGTAGTCAGTCTCTAGCTAGGTTATTTCAGTCATTTCAAGAAAAAATCGAATGTGTTGTACTGAATGCTTGTTATTCCGAAGCTCAAGCCGAAGCAATTTACCAGCACATTAACTGTGTAATTGGGATGAATCAGGCGATTGGAGATGAAGCAGCGATCGCATTTGCTGTAGGCTTTTATGATGCCTTGGGTGCTGGCTATTCTTATAATCACTGTTATGATATCGGCTGTGCTTCGGTTGACTTAGAAGGTATTCCCGAATCAACTACTCCCGTATTAAAGTTTAGACCACAACCTTCTCAAGAAGAAAATAAGCAAGAAAATCAGGCTAATCAAGAATCAATCACTCAACCGCATAATTCCATTACTCAAACATTTGGTAACGACAGCATTGGTTTTGGGTCGATAGGTTCAGCTGGGAATATTAACATTCAACGATAG
- a CDS encoding DUF4349 domain-containing protein, with protein sequence MKKTGNLIRKSGLLLSVLVGGVIFTSCGYAPSPESQASAPVPASAPEVANNVGQKAQAAQAPRSRPQLIKKAAMTVIVNSVDKSIDTVTQIISRQQGDLIGLNEQQPTEEDSRHTASIQLRVPQNLLESTLEELAKLGTVENRNITAEDVGSQLVDVQARLSNLRKTESNLQKIMDRAGSVRDILSVAQELSNVRQSIEQIDAQLKNLQNQVAYSTITLKLEAAVSSSSPQRGVSSQVQETWNNSTQSLGNFTVGLLKLGIWLMVYSPYLLILAGGAYAFYRWRRNRVVSH encoded by the coding sequence ATGAAAAAGACTGGTAACTTAATACGTAAGTCTGGTTTATTGCTGAGTGTGCTAGTAGGGGGAGTGATTTTTACTAGTTGCGGTTATGCTCCTTCACCTGAAAGTCAAGCGTCAGCACCTGTACCTGCATCTGCACCTGAGGTTGCTAATAATGTGGGACAGAAAGCCCAAGCTGCACAAGCTCCCCGTTCTCGTCCGCAACTCATTAAAAAAGCGGCAATGACGGTGATTGTCAATTCGGTAGATAAAAGTATTGATACTGTTACACAAATTATTAGTCGCCAGCAGGGAGACTTAATAGGTCTCAATGAACAACAACCTACAGAAGAAGATTCTCGTCATACTGCCTCAATACAGCTAAGAGTACCACAGAATTTACTGGAATCAACTTTGGAAGAATTGGCTAAATTAGGTACAGTGGAAAACCGTAATATTACGGCAGAAGATGTTGGTAGCCAATTAGTGGATGTTCAAGCAAGGTTAAGCAACCTACGCAAAACCGAGTCAAATTTACAAAAAATTATGGATCGGGCAGGTTCAGTCAGAGATATACTAAGTGTTGCCCAAGAACTCAGCAATGTTAGACAATCTATAGAGCAAATTGATGCTCAATTAAAAAACTTACAAAATCAAGTCGCCTACTCAACTATTACCCTTAAGCTAGAAGCTGCTGTTTCTAGTTCCAGTCCCCAACGTGGTGTAAGTTCACAAGTCCAAGAAACTTGGAATAATTCTACCCAGTCCTTGGGCAATTTTACTGTTGGTCTACTCAAATTGGGTATTTGGTTAATGGTTTACAGTCCTTACTTGTTAATTCTAGCTGGCGGGGCTTATGCCTTCTATCGTTGGCGGCGCAATAGGGTGGTTAGTCATTAG